A region from the Methanofollis liminatans DSM 4140 genome encodes:
- a CDS encoding TerB N-terminal domain-containing protein, which produces MSGIFGVLLILIFIFGLFVLVVLRALKTKTENLPPSPDNTKKSEKSLDQETRNVQKATNNVIPHPPSSTHRTTSAAVQDARRSGTQISQKNVLFWAGMHTPITLCGYTINDPLTYWSHGSVSPDEASCLDTTLPSGRSYDPDTPPLPYWPRYSQITPDQRARYLSWLSTGKNKDLDEIGYAFLYFYGLERRVLIDGQDHDLIVPEVRRLLDRFRTSSSFNSYLGGFLAYLAAIRLEILTERELNEYFPYMAELTEVGTMVALAWYAQKEKPLPWQLAYSVSHHFSGTALPSVVKKEISYLERLFQARYLSHLEGGLCAVPAKSPYKLEYHPASPSLLASLSSTRGVANLSCLIPNPLGRKKQFSTLFTLWEGCVMEIKPFLTQISKSSGTMTRQAYACLPEELRLTISHPDQDSWDRLFKEHREENPWARVPVSTLASVVEIEKRDRLTPTQSRDLSQTAHDGGYMLLPDPRHAGSGYQWEENLVLLPLPADDAETLSPSFPSYALMLELGIGIAASDGRVDTEERAHLHTYFGETLTLTPFEHQCLEALEDLYLQNPPSLTRLGKRLKEGLEPETRLSVAQYLVAIARADGDVDPREKKNLDRIFKAMEVEEGYLQWLLARAGSMDPANAPVVVRSGTISTGGEPIPMPAAEATPSFAIDKGAVARILDETREVSQILGDVFAKEETECGDFVLDREETPEDISVQVMSSSGHGMEGLQPRYVLVLEELLTAEIWTKDEFVHLVQCHHCMPQATLEAINVWAETELGDFLLEDEDESIRVYRNLISS; this is translated from the coding sequence ATGTCAGGCATATTTGGTGTTCTGTTAATTCTTATTTTTATATTCGGGTTGTTCGTTCTCGTTGTTCTCCGTGCTTTAAAGACAAAAACTGAAAACTTACCTCCTTCCCCGGACAATACAAAAAAATCTGAAAAAAGCCTGGATCAGGAGACTCGAAACGTCCAGAAAGCTACGAACAATGTCATACCTCATCCTCCCTCATCCACTCATAGAACGACGTCTGCTGCTGTTCAGGATGCAAGGAGATCAGGTACACAGATCTCACAGAAAAACGTCCTTTTCTGGGCCGGGATGCACACCCCCATAACACTATGTGGGTACACCATCAACGATCCCCTCACCTACTGGTCCCACGGCAGTGTTTCCCCGGACGAAGCCTCCTGCTTGGACACAACGTTGCCATCAGGTCGATCATACGATCCTGATACTCCTCCTCTCCCCTACTGGCCGCGTTATTCCCAGATCACTCCCGATCAGAGGGCGAGATATCTCTCTTGGCTCTCGACCGGGAAGAATAAAGATCTCGACGAGATCGGATATGCCTTCCTGTACTTCTACGGACTTGAAAGACGGGTACTCATTGACGGGCAAGACCATGACCTGATCGTACCCGAAGTTCGGCGTCTTCTGGACAGATTCCGTACATCCAGTTCATTTAATTCCTATCTCGGCGGTTTTCTCGCGTATCTGGCAGCAATACGACTGGAAATCCTGACCGAGAGAGAACTCAACGAATACTTCCCATATATGGCCGAACTTACCGAAGTCGGGACTATGGTTGCACTCGCATGGTATGCTCAAAAAGAGAAACCACTCCCCTGGCAGCTGGCCTACAGCGTCTCACACCACTTTTCCGGGACTGCCCTCCCATCTGTGGTTAAGAAAGAGATCTCCTATCTGGAAAGATTATTCCAAGCACGGTATCTCTCTCACCTCGAGGGCGGCCTTTGTGCTGTTCCTGCAAAATCTCCATATAAACTTGAGTATCATCCAGCCAGCCCGAGCCTTCTCGCATCTCTCTCCAGTACAAGAGGGGTTGCCAATCTATCCTGTCTCATTCCCAACCCCCTCGGGCGCAAAAAGCAGTTCAGCACCCTGTTTACCCTCTGGGAGGGTTGTGTAATGGAGATCAAGCCATTTCTTACTCAAATATCAAAAAGTAGTGGGACAATGACCCGGCAGGCATATGCCTGCCTGCCAGAAGAACTGAGATTGACGATATCCCACCCTGATCAGGATTCTTGGGACCGCCTCTTCAAGGAGCACAGAGAAGAAAATCCTTGGGCACGTGTCCCAGTCTCAACCCTTGCCAGCGTCGTCGAGATCGAAAAGCGCGACCGTCTTACCCCCACACAGAGCCGGGACCTCTCCCAGACTGCGCATGACGGGGGGTATATGCTCCTCCCCGATCCCCGTCATGCAGGGAGCGGGTATCAGTGGGAGGAAAACCTCGTGCTCCTTCCCCTACCTGCCGATGACGCAGAGACTTTGAGCCCATCATTCCCTTCATATGCCCTGATGCTTGAACTCGGGATCGGTATCGCCGCCTCAGACGGCCGTGTCGACACCGAGGAACGTGCACACCTCCACACATATTTTGGCGAGACTCTCACACTCACACCCTTCGAGCACCAGTGCCTTGAGGCACTGGAAGATCTCTATCTCCAGAATCCCCCCTCACTGACGCGGCTTGGCAAGAGACTGAAAGAAGGACTTGAGCCGGAAACCCGTCTTTCTGTCGCTCAGTACCTTGTCGCGATAGCCAGGGCAGATGGAGATGTTGATCCCAGAGAAAAAAAGAACCTCGACCGGATCTTCAAGGCGATGGAGGTCGAGGAGGGATATTTACAGTGGCTTCTGGCCCGTGCAGGAAGCATGGACCCTGCAAATGCTCCTGTTGTCGTTCGCAGCGGAACGATATCTACCGGCGGGGAACCCATCCCCATGCCTGCCGCAGAGGCCACTCCTTCCTTCGCCATCGACAAGGGGGCCGTTGCCCGGATCCTGGATGAGACCAGAGAAGTCTCACAGATCCTCGGTGATGTCTTTGCAAAGGAGGAAACAGAGTGCGGGGACTTCGTCCTCGACAGGGAGGAGACACCGGAGGATATCAGCGTACAGGTGATGTCCTCCTCAGGTCATGGTATGGAGGGGCTTCAGCCCCGCTATGTACT